A genomic segment from Rahnella aceris encodes:
- the hsdR gene encoding EcoAI/FtnUII family type I restriction enzme subunit R: MAGVNKSNLTETDIITKFILPSVKEAGWDVMTQIRQEVKLRDGKVVVRGKLAARLSVKSADIVLYLKPGLPLAVIEAKANKHEIGKGMQQGLDYARLLDVPFVFASNGDGYIFHDKTNAAHIESEISLKDFPTPEQLWQKYCVWKGFTTEQLPVVSQDYYDDSTGKSPRYYQLQAINKTIAAVSAGQKRVLLVMATGTGKTYTAFQIIWRLWKAKNKKRILFLADRNILVDQSKNNDFQPFGSAMAKVTGRTIDPAFEIQLALYQAITGPEEYQKAYKQVAPDFFDLIVIDECHRGSASEDSAWREILDYFSSATQIGLTATPKETDEVSNTDYFGEPVYTYSLKEGIEDGFLAPYKVVRVDINVDVQGWRPIKGQLDKYGQAIEDRIYNIKDFDRNLVIEERTMLVAQTITDYLKRTNPMDKTIVFCNDIDHADRMRHALVILNAERVLENEKYVMKITGDDAIGKAQLDNFINPKKPYPVIATTSELMSTGVDAQTCKLVVLDQNIQSITKFKQIIGRGTRINEKFGKLWFTILDFKKATELFADERFDGVPEKVIRTTPEDISDPDSEFDEMLEDESTDEIPDPDTLAVHETPGEYNVTPDPDFAPFEEDEERPIRKFYVNGVPVKVLAKRVQYYDADGKLVTESFQDYTRKTLLKDKDYASLDDFTRKWQSATRKQVIIDELKELGILWEVLAEEVGKDLDPFDLLCHVVYGQPPLTRRERADNVRKRNYFTKYSAPAQNVLNTLLDKYADQGVHEIEDIQVLKLKPFDTLGRPLEIIKNSFGDKKSYENAVNELENEIYQPSPRSA, translated from the coding sequence ATGGCTGGCGTGAATAAAAGCAACCTGACTGAAACTGATATCATTACCAAATTCATCCTCCCTTCTGTGAAAGAGGCGGGCTGGGATGTCATGACGCAAATCCGTCAGGAAGTTAAACTCCGCGATGGTAAAGTCGTCGTGCGCGGCAAACTGGCGGCGCGCCTTTCAGTGAAATCAGCAGATATTGTGCTTTATCTCAAACCCGGATTACCGCTGGCAGTCATCGAAGCTAAAGCCAACAAACATGAGATCGGTAAAGGTATGCAACAAGGGCTTGATTACGCCCGTCTGCTTGATGTTCCGTTTGTTTTTGCCTCAAACGGTGATGGATATATCTTTCATGACAAAACGAACGCAGCCCACATTGAATCTGAAATCTCACTGAAGGATTTCCCGACGCCAGAGCAGCTGTGGCAAAAGTATTGCGTGTGGAAAGGTTTCACTACTGAGCAATTACCCGTCGTCAGTCAGGATTATTACGATGACAGCACGGGAAAATCGCCACGCTATTATCAGCTTCAGGCAATTAACAAAACGATTGCCGCCGTTTCAGCCGGACAAAAGCGGGTACTGCTGGTGATGGCGACCGGTACCGGTAAAACTTACACTGCGTTTCAAATCATCTGGCGCTTATGGAAAGCCAAAAATAAGAAGCGCATTTTGTTTCTCGCAGACCGAAACATCCTCGTTGATCAGTCCAAGAATAACGACTTCCAGCCTTTCGGCAGTGCGATGGCAAAAGTCACCGGACGAACCATTGACCCCGCTTTCGAAATTCAGCTCGCACTTTATCAGGCCATTACCGGACCGGAGGAATACCAAAAGGCCTATAAACAAGTGGCGCCCGACTTCTTCGACCTGATCGTGATTGACGAATGCCACCGGGGCAGCGCGTCGGAAGACAGCGCATGGCGCGAAATTCTTGATTACTTCAGCAGCGCCACGCAGATCGGCCTGACGGCAACCCCGAAAGAAACAGATGAAGTCTCCAACACCGATTATTTCGGCGAACCGGTTTATACCTATTCTCTAAAAGAAGGGATCGAAGATGGTTTTCTGGCGCCCTACAAAGTGGTCCGTGTGGATATCAATGTGGACGTACAGGGCTGGCGGCCCATTAAAGGTCAACTGGATAAATATGGTCAAGCCATTGAGGATCGTATTTATAACATCAAGGATTTTGACCGTAACCTGGTCATTGAAGAACGCACAATGCTGGTGGCGCAAACTATCACCGACTACTTAAAACGCACTAACCCGATGGATAAAACTATCGTTTTTTGTAACGACATCGACCACGCGGACAGGATGCGCCACGCGCTGGTGATCCTCAACGCTGAGCGGGTGTTGGAAAACGAAAAGTATGTAATGAAAATTACGGGTGATGATGCCATCGGCAAGGCACAACTGGATAACTTCATCAATCCGAAAAAGCCGTATCCGGTTATCGCCACCACCTCCGAGCTAATGAGTACTGGAGTCGATGCCCAGACCTGCAAGCTGGTGGTACTGGACCAAAATATTCAGTCGATCACCAAGTTTAAACAGATCATCGGGCGCGGTACGCGTATCAACGAGAAATTCGGCAAACTGTGGTTCACCATTCTCGACTTTAAAAAAGCCACCGAACTGTTTGCCGATGAACGTTTTGATGGCGTGCCGGAAAAAGTTATCCGCACCACGCCGGAGGACATCTCCGATCCGGATTCTGAGTTTGATGAAATGCTGGAAGATGAATCTACGGATGAAATACCGGATCCTGATACCTTAGCGGTTCATGAAACACCGGGAGAATATAACGTTACGCCCGATCCGGATTTCGCGCCTTTTGAAGAAGATGAAGAGCGTCCAATCCGTAAATTCTACGTGAATGGCGTGCCGGTGAAAGTGCTGGCAAAACGCGTTCAGTATTACGATGCGGATGGCAAACTGGTCACTGAATCCTTCCAGGATTACACCCGCAAAACGTTGCTGAAAGACAAAGACTACGCATCGCTTGATGATTTTACCCGTAAGTGGCAGTCTGCCACCCGCAAACAGGTGATCATTGATGAACTGAAGGAACTGGGTATTTTGTGGGAAGTGCTGGCGGAAGAAGTGGGTAAAGATCTCGACCCGTTTGATCTGCTCTGTCACGTCGTTTACGGTCAGCCGCCGCTGACGCGTCGTGAACGCGCGGACAACGTGCGTAAGCGTAATTACTTCACCAAATATTCCGCCCCCGCACAGAACGTTTTGAATACGCTGCTGGACAAATATGCCGATCAGGGTGTGCACGAAATTGAAGATATTCAGGTGCTAAAACTGAAACCTTTCGATACCCTTGGCCGCCCGTTAGAAATCATCAAAAACAGCTTTGGCGATAAAAAATCCTATGAGAACGCCGTGAACGAACTGGAAAACGAAATCTACCAGCCATCGCCACGCTCCGCCTGA
- the zorD gene encoding type I Zorya anti-phage system protein ZorD, translated as MLKRLLSKFKGNHSSAEQLISHQYRTEEAGLSFSFALADDDAMWPLVAYMEQLSEEEFVSTLSDRWLLTWDELYRLAEDTEHQTSLPLLGIPDVISLRVNLGGNGSLSDENFGLYIKEWKEIPSGRAIEFERTGAVIETAQGHFLLSKNNWQLLSALQQFRKEQETSCTEITHQLGWAKIRRLAKKASAELDDYLTKTIVVKPESLKLKLRKVMIQDMPVIEIEPSFEDQPRQWLNNFDSSRLVQDQYRIPGEDGSLSHVIISPEVKEVLSSVHAITGRRVAGDDAMSFIRNPYTFIGEDAAGVVSPEQHEEALQNAHIFFHRFHLEPQFNTENTKIASVLLTLKALAAVPQPPVTFEFVKPYELDKFVEELAIKLASGLPAGIWQGYELELSQFTLGQLQEYQTLLARWEQESTGAEFEDVLDLKKYGDRVIGIGEFEKVTSPFLVKSDSENWLPGELEQGLLSEDFFEGWDQKSLDQLMALDERIELAEQQQESSVSMPWNQQTLPLDDAKSFLKDWQKKIEASSQDERANPSGPDKRAVLQVEQNIENVAYIKQKRDALLNARGAEPVLPGLLKEHIQLRDHQRQGVAWLQQLFLKSTDQVSGCLLADDMGLGKTLQILTFLMWYIEQNPEGLPTMIVAPVSLLDNWERELDNFFYTAGVKVLKLYGDAVKAVKFHKDEIPAELRAQGIKNLLRPGWVDNAKIVLTTYETLRDQEFSLGRQKWAIMVCDEAQKIKNPAALITHAANAVQAQFKVACTGTPVENTLVDLWSLFDFAQPGLLGALNDFGREFLRPIEGGEQCNNKALELLRQLIEAQTLRRTKEEVAKDLPKKLEDSSCKQLIMVPLQRDLYISSIASYQNKQKLQDELEQAGMGMLGLLHRLKLICAHPYSVKPDSRFRENSPKMAWMMKKLTDIQAAGDDKVIIFTELRDIQRELQYAVSQRFGFKPYVINGDTSTKSSSANSRQKLIDHFQEQPGFGVIILSTVAVGFGVNVQKANHVIHFTRCWNPAKEDQATDRAYRIGQTKDVYVYYPTVRDATMPTFEETLDTLLQKRRALARDMLSAKGDLHTDDFNQILNTQ; from the coding sequence ATGCTTAAGCGTCTGCTCAGTAAATTTAAGGGTAATCATTCATCCGCTGAACAGCTGATAAGTCATCAATATAGAACAGAAGAAGCCGGGTTATCGTTCTCTTTCGCGCTGGCTGATGATGATGCGATGTGGCCTCTGGTCGCTTATATGGAGCAGCTCTCTGAGGAAGAGTTTGTTTCTACACTCTCCGACCGTTGGTTGCTCACATGGGATGAGCTATACCGTCTTGCTGAAGACACTGAACATCAGACCAGTCTGCCCTTATTAGGTATTCCGGACGTTATTTCATTGCGGGTGAATCTCGGTGGTAATGGCAGTCTGAGTGATGAAAATTTCGGCTTATACATTAAAGAATGGAAAGAAATTCCATCAGGCCGCGCCATTGAATTTGAGCGCACAGGCGCAGTGATTGAAACCGCGCAGGGGCATTTCCTGCTGAGTAAAAATAACTGGCAGTTGTTATCCGCCCTACAGCAATTTCGAAAAGAACAGGAAACGTCCTGCACCGAAATAACACATCAGTTGGGCTGGGCTAAAATCAGAAGACTGGCAAAAAAAGCTTCCGCAGAATTAGATGATTACTTAACGAAAACCATTGTTGTAAAACCTGAGTCGCTCAAACTTAAACTTCGCAAAGTGATGATTCAGGATATGCCTGTTATAGAAATAGAACCTTCTTTCGAGGATCAGCCGAGGCAGTGGTTGAATAACTTCGACAGCAGTCGTCTGGTTCAGGATCAGTATCGTATTCCCGGCGAAGATGGTTCACTGAGCCATGTCATTATTTCCCCGGAGGTCAAAGAAGTTTTGTCTTCTGTTCATGCGATAACGGGCAGGCGTGTTGCGGGTGATGATGCCATGTCTTTTATCCGCAATCCCTATACGTTTATCGGGGAGGATGCTGCAGGTGTTGTTTCTCCGGAGCAACATGAAGAAGCATTACAAAACGCGCATATTTTTTTCCATCGCTTTCATCTTGAACCGCAATTCAATACTGAAAATACGAAAATAGCTTCAGTTTTGCTGACGCTTAAAGCCTTGGCTGCTGTCCCCCAGCCCCCTGTTACTTTTGAATTCGTCAAACCTTACGAACTGGATAAATTTGTTGAGGAACTTGCGATTAAGCTTGCTTCTGGTTTACCTGCAGGTATCTGGCAAGGCTATGAACTTGAACTGAGTCAGTTTACGTTGGGGCAACTTCAGGAATATCAGACACTGCTCGCCCGCTGGGAGCAGGAGTCTACAGGTGCAGAATTTGAAGATGTTTTGGACTTAAAAAAATATGGGGATCGGGTCATTGGGATTGGTGAATTTGAGAAAGTGACCTCCCCATTTTTAGTGAAAAGCGACAGTGAAAATTGGTTACCCGGTGAACTGGAACAGGGTTTACTTTCTGAGGATTTCTTTGAAGGGTGGGATCAAAAAAGTCTGGATCAACTGATGGCACTCGATGAAAGGATTGAGCTTGCTGAACAACAGCAAGAATCCTCTGTTTCAATGCCCTGGAATCAACAAACCTTGCCTTTAGACGATGCTAAATCCTTCCTCAAAGATTGGCAGAAAAAAATTGAAGCCTCCTCTCAGGATGAGAGAGCAAACCCTTCCGGGCCGGATAAAAGGGCTGTTTTACAGGTTGAACAGAACATCGAAAATGTTGCATACATAAAACAGAAGCGTGATGCGCTTTTAAATGCAAGAGGCGCGGAACCTGTTTTACCTGGTTTGCTGAAAGAACATATTCAACTGCGCGATCATCAACGTCAGGGCGTCGCCTGGTTACAGCAACTTTTTCTGAAATCCACTGATCAGGTTTCCGGATGCTTGCTGGCGGATGATATGGGGCTCGGTAAAACACTACAAATCCTCACTTTCCTGATGTGGTATATCGAGCAAAATCCTGAAGGATTACCAACGATGATCGTTGCTCCTGTATCACTGTTAGATAACTGGGAGCGGGAACTTGATAACTTCTTTTATACCGCAGGGGTAAAGGTTCTTAAACTCTATGGGGATGCAGTCAAAGCGGTGAAATTCCACAAGGATGAAATTCCGGCGGAATTAAGAGCACAGGGGATTAAAAATCTGTTGCGACCAGGGTGGGTGGACAATGCGAAAATTGTTTTGACCACCTACGAGACATTACGCGATCAGGAGTTTTCTCTTGGCCGGCAGAAGTGGGCAATCATGGTCTGTGATGAAGCGCAAAAAATAAAGAATCCGGCGGCGTTAATTACTCATGCAGCTAATGCGGTTCAGGCGCAATTTAAAGTCGCGTGTACGGGTACGCCGGTTGAGAATACGTTGGTCGATCTCTGGAGTCTTTTCGATTTTGCACAGCCTGGATTGCTGGGGGCGCTTAATGATTTTGGCCGTGAATTCCTGAGGCCAATTGAAGGCGGGGAACAGTGTAATAACAAAGCCTTAGAATTATTGCGTCAATTGATCGAGGCTCAAACTCTCAGGCGAACTAAAGAAGAAGTGGCAAAAGATTTGCCGAAGAAACTGGAAGATTCCTCATGCAAGCAACTGATTATGGTGCCATTGCAGCGGGATCTCTATATTTCTTCCATTGCATCCTATCAGAACAAACAGAAGCTGCAGGATGAACTTGAGCAGGCTGGCATGGGTATGCTTGGTTTATTACACCGGCTTAAATTAATTTGCGCCCATCCCTACAGTGTCAAACCTGATAGCCGATTCCGAGAGAATTCGCCAAAGATGGCATGGATGATGAAAAAACTTACGGATATTCAGGCTGCCGGTGACGACAAGGTGATTATTTTTACTGAGCTTCGGGACATACAGCGTGAATTACAATATGCAGTTTCACAGCGATTTGGTTTCAAACCTTATGTGATCAACGGAGATACCAGTACAAAAAGCTCCAGCGCAAATAGTCGGCAAAAACTTATTGATCATTTCCAGGAACAACCTGGCTTCGGCGTGATTATATTATCGACAGTTGCAGTGGGTTTTGGTGTTAATGTACAAAAAGCAAATCATGTCATTCATTTTACTCGCTGCTGGAATCCAGCTAAAGAAGATCAGGCCACAGATCGTGCCTATCGTATTGGGCAGACAAAAGATGTGTATGTTTATTATCCAACCGTTCGTGATGCGACCATGCCCACATTTGAAGAAACTCTCGACACATTACTGCAAAAACGTCGGGCATTAGCAAGAGACA
- the zorC gene encoding type I Zorya anti-phage system protein ZorC — protein sequence MTSILSLLSAGISSTLQRHSGIDAPQFTEFPKLKAAEQLLARTMEKSEKTLVPPLEKRLQAIRALRQLKVLSLHDWRLIFAGLSDKDPDATYPVLLDDDSLYSRVEQEIQKRIDKRTLKRREWKFLCSSYFGYHEKKPEENNNWCSLREHLRIGYGLLKSKVIREKSWMRVIDQYRDLFTSSAGELLAEKMSSGEIVDFSALETIAQIPDNSWLWYRAFVVLLRHVKDLEEDEFKRRIPHLLRLAQERDRYRDIIIRACLTQYYRSSFREVSHPQLKQMALDNWGSPQLRSKENVWLTHLKDPDSCEKICGMVRSWLAKEDLTHFFQLLKGNGDVDQARLFYWLRFANQMGFTRIVMGPDAWDNNAADFMSFKEKNKGRLSHLIGGRSLDNAMIMQIGEYFFVEFSGTGNAMFVYRVSDNEFKPESEYLHITNMLKKKRGIVARMPHSSPVHRLDLRYIQGWMAKFDEKLNELGIFYQSDVITPVPKEKPIPDSNTTNPSREESIRRVTDSIPCTVTDKRNLGGALHVRLTHRDPEAITKLLRLGFAEKHGDPLLFWSK from the coding sequence ATGACGTCCATCCTCAGCCTGTTATCCGCAGGTATTTCATCGACATTGCAGCGTCATAGTGGTATCGATGCGCCGCAGTTCACTGAGTTTCCTAAGCTGAAAGCGGCAGAACAGCTTTTAGCCAGAACTATGGAAAAAAGTGAGAAGACGCTGGTGCCTCCTCTCGAAAAAAGACTGCAGGCTATTCGGGCGCTACGCCAACTCAAGGTGCTAAGTTTGCATGACTGGCGACTGATTTTTGCTGGCTTATCGGATAAAGATCCTGATGCCACCTATCCTGTGTTGCTTGACGATGATTCGTTATATAGCCGTGTAGAACAAGAAATACAAAAACGTATCGATAAAAGAACGCTGAAGCGTCGTGAGTGGAAGTTTTTATGCAGCAGTTATTTTGGATATCACGAAAAGAAACCCGAGGAAAATAACAACTGGTGTTCTTTACGGGAGCATTTGCGTATTGGTTATGGACTTCTGAAAAGTAAAGTCATTCGCGAGAAAAGCTGGATGCGGGTAATAGATCAGTATCGCGATTTATTTACATCTTCAGCGGGCGAACTGCTGGCAGAAAAAATGAGTTCAGGGGAGATTGTTGATTTCTCCGCACTTGAGACGATTGCTCAGATCCCTGATAACAGTTGGCTCTGGTACCGTGCCTTTGTGGTGCTTTTAAGGCATGTGAAGGATCTTGAAGAAGATGAGTTTAAACGGCGTATCCCTCATCTTTTGAGACTGGCGCAGGAACGTGATCGTTACCGGGATATCATTATCCGGGCCTGCCTGACCCAATATTATCGTTCCTCGTTTAGAGAGGTTTCTCACCCTCAGTTAAAACAGATGGCTCTCGATAACTGGGGGAGTCCGCAATTACGCAGTAAAGAAAACGTATGGCTGACACATTTAAAAGACCCGGATTCTTGTGAAAAAATTTGCGGCATGGTGCGAAGCTGGCTGGCAAAAGAAGATTTGACGCACTTTTTCCAGTTACTTAAAGGAAATGGGGATGTTGATCAGGCTCGTCTTTTTTATTGGTTAAGGTTTGCCAATCAGATGGGTTTTACCCGAATTGTTATGGGGCCTGATGCCTGGGATAATAACGCTGCTGATTTCATGTCTTTCAAAGAAAAAAATAAAGGGCGGTTGAGTCACTTAATCGGTGGCAGAAGCTTGGATAACGCCATGATCATGCAAATTGGCGAGTATTTCTTTGTAGAGTTCTCCGGTACAGGGAATGCGATGTTCGTCTACCGTGTTTCTGATAATGAATTCAAGCCTGAAAGCGAATATTTGCATATTACAAATATGCTCAAGAAAAAACGTGGAATTGTAGCCAGGATGCCCCATTCTTCCCCGGTGCATCGTCTTGACCTGCGTTATATCCAGGGATGGATGGCTAAATTTGACGAAAAGCTGAATGAATTAGGGATTTTTTATCAGTCGGATGTCATTACGCCTGTGCCCAAAGAAAAACCGATTCCAGATTCAAACACGACAAATCCTTCCCGTGAAGAATCCATCCGGAGGGTAACCGATTCTATTCCGTGCACCGTTACCGACAAACGAAACCTGGGCGGTGCTCTGCACGTTCGTTTAACCCATCGTGACCCCGAAGCTATCACAAAACTATTACGCCTTGGCTTCGCAGAGAAACATGGCGACCCACTTTTGTTCTGGAGTAAATAA
- the zorB1 gene encoding type I Zorya anti-phage system protein ZorB1, with the protein MFGQSFRVKNRRSDEAEKPFWISYADLMTAMMVLFLVVMVASLSSVTQRIQRVEQGEKLRGQDITRLCERLELHAKNLNKTIVVDCRDNRISFGEAGRFDHNRFFLNADGQKALQDVVPLVLDAANSDEGKKWFKQIVIEGFTDTDGSYLYNLHLSLQRSEWVMCSLLDSRSRLQQQITPVEQEQIRKLFLAGGVSFNNAKESKEASRRVELRMQFFGLKDEHEKPAVDVEGVAVPNAEKCQLEMPI; encoded by the coding sequence ATGTTTGGTCAATCATTTCGTGTAAAAAATCGTCGGTCTGATGAAGCGGAGAAACCCTTCTGGATTTCCTATGCTGACCTGATGACGGCGATGATGGTGCTTTTTTTGGTGGTTATGGTTGCCTCGCTGAGCTCTGTCACTCAGCGAATTCAGCGTGTCGAACAGGGAGAGAAATTGCGCGGGCAGGATATTACCCGCCTGTGCGAGCGTCTGGAGTTACACGCTAAAAATCTGAATAAAACCATCGTAGTAGACTGCCGCGATAACCGCATCAGTTTTGGCGAAGCAGGTCGTTTTGATCATAACCGATTCTTCCTTAATGCAGACGGGCAGAAGGCCTTGCAGGATGTTGTTCCCCTGGTGCTTGACGCGGCGAACAGTGACGAGGGCAAGAAGTGGTTTAAACAAATCGTTATAGAAGGTTTCACTGATACTGACGGTTCATATTTGTATAACCTTCATCTTTCATTACAGCGTTCTGAATGGGTGATGTGCAGCCTGTTAGACAGCCGAAGCCGGCTTCAGCAGCAGATCACACCGGTGGAACAAGAACAGATCCGTAAGCTATTTTTAGCCGGTGGCGTCTCATTTAACAATGCGAAAGAAAGTAAAGAAGCCAGCCGCCGTGTCGAGCTTCGGATGCAGTTTTTTGGCCTGAAAGATGAACATGAAAAACCTGCTGTTGATGTTGAGGGCGTCGCTGTGCCTAATGCAGAGAAATGCCAACTGGAGATGCCAATATGA
- the zorA1 gene encoding type I Zorya anti-phage system protein ZorA1, translating into MERLNSLLVMLTSVQPAYVPVTVFCFVMVALFFFFVFYLIPAFNIVRQLKSKAKVIARWTEESPANKLKNLGELLVYKTMKHSWSEFKESLHSQKREIDGEYKLQEVRATAPAAAYFTDQQQVDIPLNTEFFKHLPGILTGIGIIGTFYGLMIGLNHFDPSSPEQVSESVNALLKDVLYAFLGSAFAIFASIVVTWFEKFSIAKCYKHLERFNSAIDSLFESGVGEEYLAELVKSSNESATQARQLKDGLVTDLRTMLHELVEKQSSENEKLAQTLSSTYRETGQQFAEQVSGAIETSLKSPLDKIAGAVQTASGDQSGQVHTMLEDVLTAFMSKLDTTFGKQFENMHDMMGKSVGAIESMQSGFSTLLQDMRSASEETKQGSADLMADLLREMKAGQLSMQSGMSDMLASLQSSVAKIGAEGEGAGERMARQFERMFADSEAREKAMADQMKEFIASIQQTSQQGQNETMQKMASSVEALGEQLGSLFTQLEQGQQQLSSHQQETQTSLHQETQQIVSGFEEQVKTLLGALNDQQEATENTLRKLAEQTTTHLQDMNTGADKMRVAAERFEIAGDKVKEANHLTAEVLDKAQGAGNELGLASRELSTVVADYRNNRDAVAKSITLLEGIVANAQAELATRTQFLKDLKQHSEGLEKYNKEAKEFLEKGGQVLANGFNQFSDSMRTNLDKTLGALDSNLDTAVKRLGSGIEELSESIESLEEVLSKTPA; encoded by the coding sequence ATGGAACGGCTAAATTCATTATTGGTCATGTTGACGTCAGTGCAACCTGCCTACGTACCGGTCACGGTTTTTTGCTTTGTCATGGTGGCATTGTTCTTTTTCTTCGTGTTCTACCTTATTCCTGCTTTCAACATTGTCCGCCAGCTGAAAAGTAAGGCAAAAGTGATCGCCAGATGGACGGAGGAATCACCCGCTAACAAATTGAAAAATCTGGGTGAATTACTTGTTTATAAAACCATGAAACATTCATGGAGCGAATTTAAGGAATCCCTCCATTCCCAAAAAAGAGAAATCGACGGAGAATATAAACTTCAGGAAGTCCGTGCTACGGCGCCTGCAGCCGCTTATTTTACCGATCAGCAACAAGTCGACATTCCTCTTAATACCGAATTCTTTAAACATCTTCCGGGTATTTTGACCGGTATCGGGATTATCGGAACCTTCTACGGTTTGATGATTGGCCTTAATCATTTTGATCCCAGCAGTCCGGAACAGGTGAGTGAAAGCGTTAATGCATTATTGAAAGATGTGCTGTACGCATTCCTGGGATCTGCATTCGCGATATTCGCTTCCATCGTCGTCACCTGGTTTGAAAAATTTTCTATCGCAAAATGCTATAAACATCTGGAAAGATTCAATTCTGCGATTGATAGCCTGTTTGAAAGTGGAGTCGGTGAAGAATATTTAGCCGAGCTGGTTAAATCGAGCAATGAAAGCGCCACTCAGGCACGTCAGCTAAAAGACGGTCTGGTGACAGACCTGCGTACTATGCTCCATGAATTGGTCGAAAAACAATCGAGCGAAAATGAAAAACTGGCGCAAACCCTTTCTTCGACTTATCGCGAGACGGGGCAGCAATTTGCTGAACAAGTCAGTGGCGCCATTGAAACCAGTCTTAAATCCCCCCTCGATAAAATTGCCGGTGCAGTACAAACGGCCAGTGGCGATCAAAGTGGCCAGGTTCACACCATGCTTGAGGATGTGCTGACCGCTTTTATGTCAAAGCTAGATACGACCTTTGGCAAGCAGTTTGAAAATATGCACGACATGATGGGGAAATCCGTCGGTGCTATTGAGTCAATGCAGTCTGGATTCTCAACGCTATTACAAGACATGCGCAGTGCCAGCGAAGAAACCAAGCAAGGCAGCGCAGATTTGATGGCGGATTTGCTCAGAGAGATGAAAGCTGGGCAACTGTCGATGCAGTCCGGAATGAGCGATATGCTTGCCAGCTTGCAATCTTCTGTCGCAAAAATCGGTGCTGAAGGTGAGGGTGCCGGTGAACGCATGGCCCGGCAGTTTGAAAGAATGTTTGCTGACAGCGAAGCGCGTGAAAAAGCGATGGCTGATCAGATGAAGGAATTTATCGCATCTATTCAACAGACCTCCCAGCAAGGCCAGAATGAAACTATGCAAAAAATGGCCTCTTCAGTGGAGGCGTTAGGGGAGCAATTAGGCTCTCTGTTTACACAACTTGAGCAGGGCCAGCAGCAACTCAGCAGTCATCAGCAGGAGACACAAACTTCCCTGCATCAGGAGACTCAGCAAATTGTTTCTGGTTTTGAAGAACAGGTCAAAACCTTGCTGGGTGCACTGAACGATCAGCAGGAAGCAACAGAAAACACGCTGCGCAAACTGGCTGAGCAAACCACAACCCATCTTCAGGATATGAATACCGGTGCAGACAAAATGCGCGTTGCCGCTGAACGCTTTGAAATTGCTGGCGATAAGGTCAAAGAAGCTAACCACCTGACCGCTGAAGTGCTTGATAAAGCGCAAGGGGCAGGGAATGAGCTGGGACTGGCAAGCCGTGAACTCAGTACAGTGGTTGCCGACTATCGAAATAACCGTGATGCAGTGGCGAAATCTATCACCTTGCTGGAAGGCATTGTGGCGAACGCTCAGGCTGAACTGGCAACACGCACTCAGTTCCTGAAAGACCTGAAGCAGCATAGCGAAGGGCTTGAGAAGTACAACAAGGAAGCTAAAGAGTTTCTGGAAAAAGGGGGGCAGGTGCTTGCGAACGGTTTTAATCAGTTCTCTGACAGTATGCGAACCAATCTCGATAAAACATTGGGTGCTTTGGATTCTAATCTCGATACCGCTGTTAAACGCCTGGGCAGCGGGATTGAAGAGCTAAGCGAAAGCATTGAAAGTCTCGAAGAAGTTCTGTCGAAAACGCCAGCATGA